The Streptomyces sp. NBC_00344 genome includes a window with the following:
- a CDS encoding DoxX family protein, with protein MFAAYLTVTILGVVFNGAAAVTYLIGHEYPKTQADMKGLPRKWVPVLGMLLAAGTVGLLAGLAVPLLGTLAASGLVLYFIGAIIAHLRVGSRNIVGGIVFLVTAAAALTLGLIHHGLW; from the coding sequence GTGTTCGCCGCCTATCTCACGGTCACCATCCTCGGTGTGGTCTTCAACGGTGCCGCCGCCGTCACCTACCTGATCGGCCACGAATACCCCAAGACCCAGGCGGACATGAAGGGCCTGCCACGGAAGTGGGTACCGGTGCTGGGCATGCTGCTGGCAGCAGGCACCGTGGGCCTGCTGGCCGGGCTCGCGGTGCCGCTCCTGGGAACCCTCGCCGCCTCCGGTCTCGTGCTGTACTTCATCGGCGCGATCATCGCCCACCTGCGGGTGGGCTCGCGCAACATCGTGGGCGGGATCGTCTTCCTCGTCACCGCGGCGGCCGCCCTGACTCTGGGTCTCATCCACCACGGCCTCTGGTGA
- a CDS encoding AraC family transcriptional regulator codes for MQSHARGHLVYAAGGVLAVHTERGTSIVPANRVAWTPAGFTHYHRAHGDTDMRIVFLAPSLARLISDQPAVFLASGLTREVLLALTGSRNYDDTAPDYSRSARARLLRVVVDELREADEQPLHLPEPQDDRLQAIARMLYETPADNATLAELGKTIGASTRTLSRLFRNELGMTFYEWRTQLRVYHALVLLADGHDTIQTAYACGWANPSSFIAAFTNIIGTTPGRYRTERRTAAHAAHPRT; via the coding sequence GTGCAGTCGCACGCACGGGGACACCTGGTATACGCAGCCGGCGGCGTCTTGGCAGTTCACACCGAGCGCGGCACGTCGATCGTTCCCGCCAACCGGGTCGCCTGGACCCCCGCGGGGTTCACTCACTACCACCGCGCCCACGGCGACACCGATATGCGGATCGTCTTTCTCGCGCCATCCCTCGCCCGGCTCATATCGGACCAACCCGCCGTGTTCCTGGCCTCCGGCCTCACCCGCGAGGTACTGCTCGCCCTGACTGGCTCACGCAACTACGACGACACCGCGCCTGACTACAGCCGCTCGGCGCGGGCTCGCCTCCTTCGAGTCGTCGTCGATGAACTCCGCGAAGCGGACGAACAGCCACTGCACCTCCCGGAGCCACAGGACGACCGGCTGCAAGCCATTGCCCGGATGCTGTACGAGACGCCGGCGGACAACGCCACGCTGGCCGAACTCGGGAAGACCATCGGAGCCAGCACCCGCACCCTCAGCCGACTGTTCCGCAACGAACTCGGCATGACCTTCTATGAGTGGCGCACGCAGCTCCGCGTCTACCACGCGCTCGTACTCCTCGCCGACGGCCACGACACCATCCAGACCGCCTACGCCTGCGGATGGGCCAACCCCAGCAGCTTCATCGCCGCTTTCACCAACATCATCGGAACGACCCCCGGCCGTTATCGAACCGAACGCCGGACCGCCGCCCACGCCGCTCACCCCCGAACGTGA
- a CDS encoding penicillin-binding transpeptidase domain-containing protein, translated as MTRCIRRAAACCLLLLIALLGNAARVQVVQADSLDTNQANRRPVITRYGQPRGNILVDGKAVTGSKDTGEQLRFERAYRDGPLYAPVTGYASQTYGTALVENAEDGILSGEDARLAPFPLWNELTRTQEPGGDVATTIKARVQEAAYYGLDGRRGAVAAVEPSTGRILALVSSPSYDPGQISGTGPRAAGNWAKLNRLSSRPMLDRAIRETYPPGSAFKIVTAAAALESGAVSDIDEDTGTPDPYILPGTSTELPNEAEGCANATLSYAIEASCNTVLAGLGVRVGLGGMAGTARKFGFNDSGLRIPSAVARSNFDTDMSEDQLALSSIGQFNTTATPLQMAMVSAAVANGGVLMRPHLIDRTLDHNGATIRRTEDSTYSRVMDDSTAEQLQQMMAAVVTEGTGSNAAIPGATVGGKTGTAQNGLHNSGTPYAWFISWAQADDAARPAVAVAVVVEDASAHRADISGGGFAAPIAKAVMEAALED; from the coding sequence ATGACCCGTTGCATCCGGCGGGCCGCTGCCTGCTGTCTGCTATTGCTGATCGCGCTGCTGGGCAACGCGGCCCGGGTGCAGGTCGTCCAGGCGGACTCGCTCGACACGAACCAGGCCAACCGGCGTCCGGTCATCACGCGTTACGGGCAGCCACGGGGAAACATCCTGGTCGACGGCAAGGCGGTCACCGGCTCGAAGGACACCGGGGAACAGCTGCGGTTCGAACGGGCCTACCGGGACGGGCCGCTGTACGCACCGGTTACCGGTTACGCCTCCCAGACCTACGGCACGGCGCTGGTCGAGAACGCCGAGGACGGCATCCTGTCCGGTGAGGACGCGCGACTCGCCCCCTTCCCCCTGTGGAACGAGCTGACCCGCACCCAGGAGCCGGGCGGCGATGTGGCCACCACCATCAAGGCCCGGGTGCAGGAGGCCGCCTACTACGGGCTCGACGGCCGGCGGGGCGCGGTCGCCGCGGTGGAGCCGTCCACCGGCAGAATCCTGGCCCTGGTGAGCAGCCCTTCGTACGATCCCGGGCAGATCTCCGGCACCGGCCCCCGGGCTGCCGGGAACTGGGCGAAGCTGAACAGGCTGTCCAGCCGGCCGATGCTCGACCGAGCCATCAGAGAGACCTACCCGCCCGGTTCCGCCTTCAAGATCGTGACGGCGGCAGCCGCACTCGAATCGGGGGCGGTCTCCGACATCGACGAGGACACCGGCACCCCCGATCCCTACATCCTCCCCGGCACCTCGACCGAGCTGCCCAACGAGGCCGAGGGCTGCGCCAACGCCACCCTCAGCTATGCCATCGAGGCTTCCTGCAACACGGTGCTCGCCGGCCTCGGAGTGCGGGTCGGGCTGGGCGGCATGGCCGGCACGGCCAGGAAGTTCGGCTTCAACGACAGCGGCCTCAGGATTCCTTCGGCTGTCGCCCGGAGCAACTTCGACACCGATATGAGCGAGGACCAGCTGGCGCTCTCGTCCATCGGGCAGTTCAACACGACGGCCACCCCCCTGCAGATGGCGATGGTCTCCGCCGCTGTGGCCAACGGCGGTGTCCTGATGCGCCCCCATCTGATCGACCGGACACTCGACCACAACGGTGCCACGATCCGCCGGACCGAGGACAGCACCTACAGCCGGGTGATGGACGATTCCACCGCCGAGCAGCTCCAGCAGATGATGGCCGCTGTGGTGACGGAGGGCACCGGTTCCAACGCGGCGATCCCGGGCGCGACGGTCGGCGGAAAGACCGGCACCGCACAGAACGGCCTTCACAACTCCGGTACGCCGTATGCCTGGTTCATCTCCTGGGCACAGGCCGACGACGCGGCCCGGCCGGCGGTGGCGGTGGCCGTGGTCGTGGAGGACGCTTCGGCTCACCGGGCCGACATCAGCGGCGGAGGGTTCGCGGCGCCGATCGCCAAAGCGGTCATGGAGGCGGCCCTGGAGGACTGA
- a CDS encoding DUF397 domain-containing protein, translating into MTLKRSAGNVVGLKWFKSSYSDSSNSNECVEVATDPRTVHIRDSKNVPGPQLGFTPRAWADFVTYASTN; encoded by the coding sequence ATGACCCTCAAGCGCTCTGCGGGAAACGTCGTCGGACTCAAGTGGTTCAAGAGCAGCTACAGCGACAGCAGCAATAGCAATGAGTGCGTGGAGGTCGCGACCGACCCCCGGACGGTCCACATCCGCGACTCCAAGAACGTGCCTGGCCCCCAACTCGGCTTCACCCCCCGCGCGTGGGCGGATTTCGTCACGTACGCGTCCACGAACTGA
- a CDS encoding zinc-ribbon domain-containing protein, producing the protein MIIFGSRGYIYQLAILTLVCGHCGNPSAHTLRKRVTKFTLFFVPLFPFSTKFATQCTFCGVENRVTKEQAEQLLAQDAGQPHGPQQGYGQPAPQQQGQNPYQQ; encoded by the coding sequence ATGATCATTTTTGGTAGCAGGGGATATATCTACCAGCTGGCGATACTCACGCTGGTGTGCGGCCACTGCGGCAATCCGTCCGCACACACGCTCCGTAAGCGCGTCACCAAGTTCACGCTGTTCTTCGTGCCGCTCTTCCCGTTCTCCACCAAGTTCGCCACCCAGTGCACCTTCTGCGGTGTAGAGAACCGAGTGACCAAGGAGCAGGCCGAGCAGTTGCTCGCGCAGGACGCCGGGCAGCCGCACGGGCCGCAGCAGGGTTACGGACAGCCGGCGCCGCAGCAGCAGGGTCAGAACCCTTACCAGCAGTGA
- a CDS encoding helix-turn-helix domain-containing protein — protein sequence MTHVRTVTVQWLSWSVHPVRRAVVPVRVKAGGVVAGDGVAGVAGDGADQDVDLGDDSGAEIAAVGRQIRLWREAAGLRAVELGAAIGYGENQVYKVEAGKRIPKPEFLDKADEVLGAGGKLAAMKKDVAEARYPKKIRDLTNLEHHAVEIAAYDNHNIHGLLQTEEYARALFEMRRPAYLEDQINGLVAARMARQAILSQRLPPALAFVVEEAVLRRPLGGADVLRRQLERLLEVGRLRHAEIQVMPLDREDHAGMGGPINLLKLRDGGTIGYSEAQLTSRVVSDPKELQVLELRHGIIRAQALTPRESLAFIEKMRGEA from the coding sequence ATGACGCATGTACGGACAGTGACTGTCCAGTGGTTGTCCTGGTCTGTCCATCCGGTACGGCGTGCAGTGGTTCCGGTACGCGTGAAGGCGGGTGGCGTAGTGGCTGGGGACGGTGTCGCGGGTGTTGCGGGGGACGGGGCCGACCAGGACGTTGACCTGGGGGACGACTCGGGTGCGGAGATCGCGGCGGTCGGACGGCAGATCCGGCTCTGGCGTGAGGCGGCGGGGCTGCGCGCTGTGGAGTTGGGGGCGGCGATCGGCTATGGGGAGAACCAGGTCTACAAGGTGGAGGCGGGGAAGCGGATCCCCAAGCCGGAGTTCCTGGACAAGGCTGATGAGGTGCTGGGCGCGGGCGGGAAGCTCGCGGCGATGAAGAAGGACGTGGCGGAGGCGCGGTATCCGAAGAAGATCCGCGATCTCACCAACTTGGAGCACCACGCGGTTGAGATCGCCGCCTACGACAACCACAACATTCACGGGTTGTTGCAGACCGAGGAGTATGCGCGGGCGTTGTTCGAGATGCGGCGCCCTGCCTATCTGGAGGATCAGATCAACGGGCTGGTAGCGGCTCGAATGGCCCGCCAGGCCATCCTGTCTCAGCGGCTGCCGCCCGCACTTGCCTTCGTCGTGGAAGAGGCAGTTCTTCGGCGTCCATTGGGTGGAGCGGACGTCCTGCGGCGCCAGCTCGAACGGCTGCTGGAAGTCGGTAGGTTGAGGCACGCCGAGATCCAGGTCATGCCACTGGATCGTGAGGACCATGCTGGCATGGGAGGGCCGATCAACTTGTTGAAGCTGAGGGACGGAGGGACGATCGGGTACTCCGAGGCTCAGCTCACCAGTCGGGTGGTCTCCGATCCGAAGGAGCTCCAAGTCCTTGAGCTGAGGCATGGGATCATCCGGGCGCAAGCTCTCACGCCCAGGGAGTCACTGGCCTTCATCGAGAAAATGCGGGGAGAAGCATGA
- a CDS encoding FtsW/RodA/SpoVE family cell cycle protein, which produces MTAPTVDAPPPEPCLPKRRGVELVLLTAAVLISVCGYAAVGLTKDASVPADAASYGAGLGLLALLAHLAVRVRAPYADPLLLPIAVLLNGIGLVLIFRLDLETPHDAAAPTQLVWSTFGVALFIAVVVLLRDHRVLRGYGYLSVAAALCLMIVPILFPAVNGAKIWIRLGGLSIQPGEFAKVLLAVFFAAYLAVNHHALSYTGRRIWGLQLPTMRVFAPILAIWLISVCVLILERDLGTSLLFFGLFIIMLYVATGRGSWIAIGMVMAAFGAFAVGNLEPHVRSRVDDWLHPFASIAAGEGAGQIAQSLFAFSAGGVLGTGLGMGHSILIGFAAKSDFILATAGEELGLAGLCALFLLYALIVERGYRAGLALRDPFGRLLAIGLASILAIQVFVIAGGVMGLIPLTGMAMPFLAQGGSSLVTNWVIVALLIRVSDSARRPHPEAVEPGVVVPVVEAAS; this is translated from the coding sequence ATGACCGCACCGACGGTGGACGCTCCCCCGCCCGAACCATGTCTGCCGAAGCGGCGGGGCGTCGAGCTCGTCCTGCTGACCGCCGCCGTACTGATCTCCGTCTGCGGTTACGCCGCCGTCGGGCTCACCAAGGACGCTTCGGTACCGGCGGACGCGGCGAGCTACGGCGCGGGGCTCGGCCTGCTCGCGCTGCTCGCTCATCTCGCCGTCCGCGTCCGGGCACCGTACGCCGACCCGCTGCTGCTGCCGATCGCGGTGCTGCTCAACGGCATCGGTCTGGTGCTGATCTTCCGCCTGGATCTGGAGACCCCGCACGACGCCGCCGCACCCACGCAGTTGGTCTGGTCGACCTTCGGTGTGGCGCTGTTCATCGCCGTCGTCGTCCTGCTGCGTGACCACCGGGTCCTGCGGGGTTACGGTTATCTCTCGGTGGCCGCCGCCCTCTGCCTGATGATCGTCCCGATTCTCTTTCCTGCGGTGAACGGCGCGAAGATCTGGATCCGGCTGGGCGGTCTCTCCATCCAGCCCGGTGAGTTCGCCAAAGTCCTGCTCGCGGTGTTCTTCGCCGCGTATCTCGCGGTGAACCATCACGCCCTCTCCTACACCGGGCGCAGGATCTGGGGACTTCAACTGCCGACCATGCGGGTGTTCGCGCCGATCCTGGCGATCTGGCTGATCAGCGTCTGTGTCCTGATCCTGGAGCGCGATCTGGGCACCTCACTGCTGTTCTTCGGCCTTTTCATCATCATGCTGTACGTGGCGACGGGCCGTGGCAGCTGGATCGCGATCGGCATGGTCATGGCCGCCTTCGGGGCGTTCGCGGTGGGCAATCTCGAACCCCATGTGCGCAGCAGGGTCGACGACTGGCTGCACCCGTTCGCCTCCATCGCGGCGGGCGAAGGCGCGGGACAGATCGCCCAGTCCCTGTTCGCGTTCTCCGCCGGCGGCGTCCTCGGCACCGGCCTCGGCATGGGCCACTCCATCCTGATCGGCTTCGCCGCCAAGTCCGACTTCATCCTGGCCACGGCCGGCGAGGAACTCGGCCTGGCCGGGCTCTGCGCGCTGTTCCTGCTGTACGCGCTGATCGTGGAGCGCGGCTACCGGGCCGGGCTCGCCCTGCGGGACCCCTTCGGACGGCTGCTCGCGATCGGGCTCGCCTCGATCCTGGCCATCCAGGTGTTCGTGATCGCGGGTGGAGTCATGGGGCTGATTCCACTGACCGGTATGGCCATGCCGTTCCTCGCCCAGGGCGGCTCGTCACTGGTCACCAACTGGGTGATCGTGGCCCTGCTGATCCGGGTCAGCGACTCCGCCCGAAGACCGCACCCCGAGGCTGTGGAGCCCGGGGTCGTCGTACCGGTCGTGGAGGCCGCGTCATGA
- a CDS encoding alpha/beta fold hydrolase, which translates to MATFVLVPGAWKGSWSFEAVVPLLERAGHTVHPLTLTGLRPDDDNATVATANLDTHADDVLRHLDRHHITSATLVGHSYAGMVIAAAADRADGRISRLVHLDAYVPRDGESCWSSTNEYFRGVFAAGAAATGYAVRPPVGGDPRRRPHPLASFLQSIRLTGTLAQVPRREFVYCSGWEDRTPFAELRTRLQADPEWQVHDLPTGHDAMHEAPEAVAALLLGECVADASAHGRQACHRGPRKPSSSE; encoded by the coding sequence ATGGCGACGTTCGTCCTCGTGCCCGGCGCGTGGAAGGGCTCCTGGTCGTTCGAGGCGGTGGTTCCGCTGCTGGAGCGCGCCGGTCACACCGTTCACCCCCTGACCCTGACCGGTCTGCGGCCGGACGACGACAACGCGACGGTCGCGACCGCCAACCTCGACACGCACGCTGACGACGTATTGCGGCACCTCGATCGCCACCACATCACCAGCGCGACGCTGGTCGGCCACAGCTACGCCGGGATGGTGATCGCCGCGGCCGCCGACCGCGCTGACGGCCGGATCTCACGGCTGGTGCATCTCGACGCCTACGTACCGCGCGACGGTGAGTCGTGCTGGTCGTCAACGAACGAGTACTTCAGGGGCGTGTTCGCTGCCGGCGCTGCGGCCACCGGCTACGCCGTCCGCCCGCCGGTCGGCGGCGATCCCCGCCGCCGTCCCCATCCTCTCGCCTCTTTCCTGCAATCGATCCGGCTCACCGGGACGCTCGCCCAGGTCCCGCGTCGGGAGTTCGTCTACTGCTCGGGATGGGAGGACCGGACGCCGTTCGCTGAACTCCGCACCCGACTCCAAGCCGATCCCGAGTGGCAGGTCCACGACCTCCCGACCGGCCACGACGCGATGCATGAGGCCCCGGAGGCGGTCGCTGCACTCCTGCTCGGCGAATGCGTCGCGGATGCATCGGCGCACGGACGACAGGCTTGCCATCGAGGACCACGCAAGCCCAGCTCGTCCGAGTGA
- a CDS encoding ester cyclase gives MSAARRSANKETLSRLHEAVNSGDAELILKTIGEVFEPGVLIRTPLPVEATGVQALKEVFGRLLQAFPDLHIAAEDMIAEGNMVVCRNTVTGTHQGEYMGLPPTGRSVSYDEIFIFRFAGDRVAETWGVVDILAQMRQLGVAPGTSS, from the coding sequence ATGTCAGCAGCCCGGCGGTCCGCCAACAAGGAAACGCTCAGCCGCCTGCATGAGGCCGTCAACAGCGGCGACGCGGAGCTCATCCTGAAGACGATCGGCGAGGTCTTCGAGCCCGGCGTACTGATCCGCACGCCGTTGCCGGTCGAAGCGACGGGGGTACAAGCGCTGAAGGAGGTGTTCGGGCGGCTCCTCCAGGCCTTCCCCGACCTTCACATCGCGGCGGAGGACATGATCGCCGAGGGGAACATGGTCGTCTGCAGGAACACGGTCACCGGGACCCACCAGGGCGAGTACATGGGCCTCCCGCCCACCGGAAGGTCCGTCAGTTACGACGAGATCTTCATCTTCCGCTTCGCGGGCGACCGGGTCGCTGAGACCTGGGGGGTCGTCGACATCCTTGCGCAGATGCGGCAGCTCGGTGTGGCTCCCGGAACATCTTCATGA
- a CDS encoding AurF N-oxygenase family protein, translating to MTTATESEVLRDALGLLKDREQIARRLLESSAKHSFEPDKELDWEAPVEDGKWFWPPELVSLYDTPLWRKMSEDQRMDLARHEAASLASLGIWFEIILMQLLVRHIYDKSVTSDHVRYALTEIADECRHSMMFARMIKKGGAPSYPVPRLYHNLARILKTVSTTPGSFAATLLGEEILDYMQRLTFPDERVQTLVRGVTRIHVIEEARHVRYAREELRRQMVTAPRWEQHLTRVSCGEAARVFSTCFINPEVYTNVGLDRREAVAQVKASGHRAEVMQSGAKRLTDFLDDIGLLQGVGRRLWVGSGLLART from the coding sequence ATGACGACCGCGACCGAAAGCGAAGTTCTCCGCGACGCCCTCGGCCTGCTCAAGGACCGTGAGCAGATAGCCCGGCGGCTTCTGGAATCGTCGGCGAAGCACTCCTTCGAACCCGACAAGGAGCTCGACTGGGAGGCTCCGGTCGAGGACGGCAAGTGGTTCTGGCCGCCCGAGCTGGTGTCGCTGTACGACACCCCGCTCTGGCGGAAGATGTCGGAGGACCAGCGCATGGACCTCGCCAGGCACGAGGCCGCATCGCTCGCCTCACTCGGCATCTGGTTCGAGATCATCCTGATGCAGCTGCTGGTCCGGCACATCTATGACAAGTCGGTGACCAGCGATCACGTGCGCTACGCGCTGACCGAGATAGCCGACGAGTGCCGGCACTCGATGATGTTCGCCAGGATGATCAAGAAGGGCGGGGCGCCGTCGTACCCGGTGCCGCGGCTTTACCACAACCTGGCGCGGATCCTGAAGACCGTGTCCACCACACCCGGTTCGTTCGCCGCCACGCTGCTGGGCGAGGAGATCCTCGACTACATGCAGCGGCTGACGTTTCCCGACGAGCGGGTGCAGACCCTGGTGCGCGGAGTGACCCGCATCCATGTCATCGAAGAGGCACGCCATGTCCGCTACGCCCGTGAGGAGCTGCGCCGCCAGATGGTCACCGCGCCGCGCTGGGAGCAGCACCTCACCAGGGTCAGCTGCGGGGAGGCCGCCCGTGTCTTCTCCACCTGCTTCATCAACCCGGAGGTGTACACGAATGTCGGTCTTGACCGACGGGAGGCCGTGGCCCAGGTCAAGGCGAGCGGTCACCGGGCCGAGGTGATGCAGAGCGGCGCCAAACGGCTGACCGACTTCCTGGACGACATCGGCCTGCTCCAGGGGGTGGGCCGCAGGCTCTGGGTCGGCTCAGGGCTGCTGGCCCGGACCTGA
- a CDS encoding YceI family protein: MNPAPATAAIPGYQIGTWKADPVHSGIAFSVRQLGFSKVPGRFTGYDITIVTAEDPLGSSATATIDLASIDTGNDRRDKHLRSAAYFETEKYPTMNYRSTGIRRTGNGWVIDGELTFHGVTRQVPMAVEVNGFGPGPDGGRRAGFSAIAQINRREFGIDIVMDGVCGMVAERVSISLEIEAVLQQ; encoded by the coding sequence ATGAACCCCGCCCCCGCGACCGCTGCGATCCCCGGCTATCAGATCGGCACCTGGAAGGCCGACCCGGTGCACTCCGGGATCGCCTTCTCCGTCCGGCAGCTCGGATTCAGCAAGGTGCCCGGCCGGTTCACCGGCTACGACATCACGATCGTCACGGCCGAGGACCCACTGGGTTCCTCGGCCACCGCGACGATCGACCTCGCGTCCATCGACACCGGCAACGACCGGCGTGACAAGCACCTGCGCTCCGCCGCCTACTTCGAGACCGAGAAGTACCCGACGATGAACTATCGCTCCACCGGCATCCGCCGGACCGGCAACGGATGGGTCATCGACGGTGAGCTGACGTTTCACGGCGTCACCCGGCAGGTGCCGATGGCCGTTGAGGTGAACGGGTTCGGCCCGGGCCCGGACGGCGGACGGCGGGCCGGCTTCTCCGCCATCGCACAGATCAACCGGCGCGAATTCGGCATCGACATCGTGATGGACGGTGTGTGCGGCATGGTCGCCGAAAGGGTGTCGATCAGCCTCGAGATCGAGGCCGTTCTCCAGCAGTGA
- a CDS encoding CapA family protein translates to MDGTVTLFLCGDVMLGRGVDQILPHPGDPALRESYVADARSYVALAEAAGIPIPAPVVPSWPWGEALRVLEDAAPDVRIVNLETSVTRSDDFAPGKAVHYRMHPDNLPALTAARPDVCALANNHVLDFGRRGLDETLRSLTSADLRVAGAGRSADEAYAPATVPFGGGGRCGRVLLFALGARSSGVPQDWAATADRPGVAHVPELSASAAAETVHRVRQAKRPGDIAVVSVHWGSSWGYLVPREQVRFAHALVDGGVDLVHGHSSHHPRPVEVYRDRLILYGCGDFIDDYEGITGHEEYRDDLRLAYLVSVHADADAGSLADVRMVPLRSVGMRLEPAAAEDRHWLHATLDRISGGVHVTLEPDGTLGLAHAP, encoded by the coding sequence ATGGACGGCACGGTGACGCTGTTCCTGTGCGGGGATGTGATGCTCGGGCGCGGCGTCGACCAGATCCTCCCGCACCCGGGTGATCCGGCGCTGCGGGAGAGTTACGTCGCGGACGCCCGCTCCTATGTCGCGCTGGCGGAGGCGGCGGGCATCCCGATCCCCGCCCCTGTCGTCCCGTCCTGGCCGTGGGGCGAGGCACTGCGGGTACTGGAGGATGCCGCTCCGGACGTCCGGATCGTCAATCTCGAGACATCCGTGACGCGCAGTGACGATTTCGCTCCCGGGAAAGCGGTCCACTACCGAATGCACCCCGACAACCTGCCTGCCCTGACAGCAGCGCGGCCCGACGTGTGTGCCCTGGCCAACAACCATGTACTCGACTTCGGCCGCCGGGGTCTCGACGAGACGCTCCGCTCGCTGACGAGTGCGGACCTGCGGGTGGCGGGCGCGGGGCGGAGCGCCGACGAGGCGTACGCGCCCGCGACGGTGCCGTTCGGCGGCGGTGGTCGATGCGGCCGGGTGCTGCTGTTCGCCCTCGGGGCACGTTCCAGCGGCGTACCGCAGGACTGGGCCGCGACAGCGGACCGGCCGGGTGTCGCCCATGTCCCCGAGTTGTCGGCCTCCGCGGCCGCCGAAACGGTCCATCGCGTGCGGCAGGCGAAGCGTCCGGGCGATATCGCGGTCGTCTCCGTGCACTGGGGATCCAGCTGGGGCTACCTCGTCCCCCGTGAGCAGGTCCGGTTCGCGCACGCCCTGGTGGACGGCGGCGTCGACCTCGTCCACGGGCACTCCTCGCACCACCCCCGTCCCGTCGAGGTGTACCGCGACCGGCTCATCCTTTACGGCTGTGGTGACTTCATCGACGACTACGAGGGCATCACCGGACACGAGGAGTACCGCGACGACCTCCGGCTCGCCTACCTCGTGTCGGTGCACGCGGACGCGGATGCCGGATCACTGGCCGATGTGCGCATGGTGCCCCTGCGGAGCGTCGGCATGCGGCTGGAGCCCGCTGCGGCCGAGGACCGCCACTGGCTGCACGCGACACTCGACCGGATCAGCGGCGGCGTACACGTCACCCTGGAACCCGACGGCACCCTGGGACTCGCGCACGCACCGTAA
- a CDS encoding ferritin-like domain-containing protein has product MSTHELYTNGPVAPNWQIPASGSASFSWEYDDGRDRLLALYQKGKDKQWDGAKRIDWSLEVDPYDPLGTPDEAMTLYGTPYWAKMTDRDKGELRKHYTSWQFSQFLHGEQGAMVCAARIVESAPDLDAKFYSATQTMDEARHAEIYGRFLHDKLGMLYPINDNLQALLGDTLRDSRWDMPYLGMQVLIEGLALAAFGMIRDTTDKPLPKQILAYVMQDEARHVAFGRMALRDYYKQLTDAELREREEFVIEGCYLMRDRLRGVEVLENFGIPKKEAEELSENSEFLQLFRQLLFSRIVPCVKDIGLWGERLQKAYVDMGVFEMGNSNLDLLMTQDEEIAEQLDKERFAQEEHERVAEVESAIEDGAQA; this is encoded by the coding sequence ATGTCGACGCATGAGCTCTACACCAACGGCCCGGTGGCGCCCAACTGGCAGATTCCCGCGTCAGGTTCGGCCAGCTTCAGCTGGGAGTACGACGACGGCCGCGACCGTCTGCTCGCCCTGTACCAGAAGGGCAAGGACAAGCAGTGGGACGGCGCGAAGCGTATCGACTGGTCCCTCGAGGTGGACCCGTACGATCCGCTCGGCACCCCCGACGAGGCCATGACGCTCTACGGAACGCCTTACTGGGCCAAGATGACCGACCGTGACAAGGGCGAACTGCGCAAGCACTACACCTCCTGGCAGTTCAGCCAGTTCCTGCACGGTGAGCAGGGCGCCATGGTGTGCGCCGCCCGGATCGTGGAGTCGGCGCCGGATCTCGACGCGAAGTTCTACTCGGCCACCCAGACGATGGACGAGGCCCGGCACGCCGAGATCTACGGCCGCTTCCTGCACGACAAGCTCGGGATGCTCTACCCGATAAACGACAACCTCCAGGCACTGCTCGGCGACACCCTGCGCGACTCCCGCTGGGACATGCCGTATCTGGGCATGCAGGTCCTCATCGAAGGGCTCGCGCTGGCCGCCTTCGGCATGATCCGCGACACCACGGACAAGCCGCTGCCCAAGCAGATCCTGGCGTACGTCATGCAGGACGAGGCCCGCCATGTGGCTTTCGGCCGGATGGCGCTGCGCGACTACTACAAACAGCTGACCGACGCGGAGCTGCGCGAGCGCGAGGAATTCGTCATCGAGGGCTGCTACCTGATGCGTGACCGGCTGCGCGGCGTGGAGGTCCTGGAGAACTTCGGCATCCCGAAGAAGGAAGCCGAAGAACTCTCGGAGAACTCCGAGTTCCTGCAGCTCTTCCGGCAGTTGCTCTTCAGCCGGATCGTGCCGTGCGTCAAGGACATAGGGCTCTGGGGTGAGCGGCTGCAGAAGGCGTATGTCGACATGGGCGTCTTCGAGATGGGCAACTCCAACCTGGACCTGCTCATGACCCAGGACGAGGAGATCGCCGAGCAGCTGGACAAGGAGCGGTTCGCACAGGAGGAGCACGAGCGGGTCGCCGAGGTCGAATCCGCGATCGAGGACGGTGCGCAGGCCTGA